Proteins co-encoded in one Armatimonadota bacterium genomic window:
- the gltA gene encoding NADPH-dependent glutamate synthase, producing the protein MAETKPRNPMPQQDPAVRIKNFDEVALGYTEELALAEAARCLNCPKKPCVAGCPVNIDIPKFIELIKNKDYIGAAREIKKTNSLPAICGRVCPQEEQCEKVCVLARKYEPVAIGRLERFAADYEAACANPFDVPKPSNPELSKYHVAVIGSGPAGLTVAGDLAKMGYSVTIFEALHKLGGVLRYGIPEFRLPRAVLDREIDYVKSLGVTFLTNVIIGRTFRLNALLEQGYDAVFIGTGAGAPKLLGIPGENLSGIYSGNEWLTRINLMRAHRDDYATPLKKPKKVCVVGAGNTAMDCARTALRVGAEKVMIVYRRSRAEMPARAEEVENAEQEGVVFQLLTNPKRFISDDNGAVRAMECLRMELGEPDESCRRRPIAVEGSEFEIECDMVIVALGQNPNPLIRQTTEGLETESWGGIIIDPETGMTSIPGVFAGGDAVTGEATVISAMGAGKIAARGIDKYIREKYGLE; encoded by the coding sequence ATGGCAGAGACAAAACCCCGAAACCCGATGCCGCAACAAGATCCCGCGGTTAGGATTAAAAACTTCGACGAGGTCGCTCTTGGTTACACTGAGGAGCTAGCTTTGGCGGAAGCTGCGCGATGTTTGAATTGCCCCAAGAAACCTTGCGTCGCCGGTTGCCCCGTGAATATTGACATCCCGAAGTTCATTGAGCTAATCAAGAACAAAGATTACATTGGAGCGGCGCGCGAGATAAAAAAGACGAACTCTCTTCCTGCGATATGCGGAAGAGTTTGCCCGCAGGAGGAACAATGCGAGAAGGTCTGCGTTCTTGCTAGGAAATATGAGCCCGTCGCAATTGGTCGGTTGGAACGATTTGCCGCCGATTATGAAGCGGCTTGTGCTAATCCTTTCGACGTCCCAAAGCCATCGAACCCCGAACTATCGAAGTACCACGTTGCTGTAATAGGGAGCGGCCCTGCGGGACTCACGGTTGCCGGCGACCTTGCAAAGATGGGCTATTCTGTCACGATATTCGAGGCGCTTCACAAGCTGGGCGGAGTCCTAAGATATGGCATCCCGGAGTTTAGACTCCCCCGCGCAGTGTTGGACCGCGAGATAGACTACGTTAAATCGCTTGGCGTCACCTTCCTAACAAACGTAATCATCGGCCGCACGTTTCGGCTGAATGCTCTATTAGAGCAGGGCTATGATGCAGTATTCATCGGGACAGGTGCAGGCGCTCCGAAACTTTTGGGTATACCTGGGGAGAATCTTTCTGGCATCTACTCCGGCAATGAATGGCTCACTAGAATCAATCTAATGAGGGCGCATAGAGATGACTACGCCACTCCACTTAAGAAACCGAAGAAGGTTTGCGTTGTGGGTGCGGGAAACACAGCAATGGACTGTGCTAGAACAGCTCTGCGGGTTGGCGCCGAGAAAGTAATGATTGTCTATCGAAGAAGCCGCGCTGAGATGCCTGCTCGTGCGGAAGAGGTCGAAAATGCCGAGCAGGAGGGCGTTGTTTTCCAGCTTTTAACAAACCCAAAGCGCTTTATAAGCGACGACAACGGCGCCGTGAGGGCGATGGAATGCCTTCGCATGGAGCTTGGCGAGCCGGACGAATCATGCAGACGGCGTCCCATCGCCGTCGAAGGGTCGGAGTTCGAGATTGAATGCGACATGGTGATTGTTGCTCTTGGGCAGAACCCAAACCCACTGATTCGCCAGACGACGGAAGGGTTAGAGACGGAGAGTTGGGGAGGCATAATTATTGACCCTGAGACTGGGATGACCTCAATTCCAGGCGTTTTCGCAGGGGGCGATGCGGTTACCGGCGAGGCAACTGTCATCTCGGCAATGGGCGCGGGCAAGATTGCGGCAAGGGGCATAGACAAATACATACGGGAGAAATACGGGCTGGAATAG
- a CDS encoding radical SAM protein, with protein sequence MNRPALATKSRSFALKQMLALLSKFSDDSIIKITRAAEIVARHPEHKKQIAWIRDLFEQGHPSIELARRVLRDISPKVREGVIMNLFVRGAWEGAEKRKQFEALHGYYPPFLLVISPTMRCNLRCWGCYAGAYDQKEELTTEEVDRIVTEAKEMGIHFITISGGEPFIRKDLLEIYKKHNDVAFQIYTNGTLIDEETAKVLGELGNVVPAISVEGFEQETDERRGKGAHKKIIAAMEALKANGCIYGFSATATSRNVDILTDERFIDYYIEQGAYFGWFFTYIPIGKNPSIDLMPTPEQRDRLRARTLEIRRTRPIFVGDFWNDGPLTRGCMAGGRLYAHINHRGDVEPCVFSHFAVDNIRSKSLKEALDSEFFRAIRKKQPFNENHLTPCMIIDNPHILREVVCKYNAFATDGGEALLTTLAPELDNYAKAYQAIASIPWEQGYDWAKGDEQK encoded by the coding sequence ATGAACAGACCAGCTCTTGCGACAAAGAGTCGTTCATTCGCCTTAAAGCAAATGCTCGCACTTTTGAGCAAGTTCTCCGACGACAGCATTATCAAGATAACACGTGCAGCAGAAATTGTTGCACGGCATCCCGAACACAAGAAGCAGATTGCATGGATTAGGGACCTCTTCGAGCAAGGTCATCCGTCCATTGAACTTGCTCGCAGGGTCTTGCGCGACATCAGTCCCAAGGTCCGCGAGGGTGTAATAATGAACCTTTTTGTTCGAGGAGCCTGGGAAGGCGCAGAAAAGCGGAAGCAATTCGAAGCCCTCCATGGCTACTATCCGCCCTTCCTTCTTGTCATCAGTCCAACGATGAGATGCAATCTTAGATGCTGGGGATGCTACGCTGGAGCGTATGACCAAAAAGAAGAACTGACCACGGAAGAGGTAGACAGAATAGTAACCGAAGCAAAAGAAATGGGCATCCACTTCATCACTATATCTGGCGGGGAGCCATTTATCCGCAAAGACCTACTAGAGATATACAAAAAGCACAATGACGTTGCGTTCCAAATCTACACAAATGGCACACTAATAGACGAAGAGACCGCAAAAGTGCTGGGCGAGCTTGGCAACGTCGTTCCCGCCATAAGCGTCGAAGGATTCGAGCAGGAAACAGATGAGCGGCGGGGGAAAGGCGCTCACAAGAAGATAATCGCGGCAATGGAAGCCCTCAAAGCCAATGGATGCATTTACGGATTCTCTGCAACAGCGACCAGCCGCAATGTAGACATCTTGACCGACGAAAGATTCATCGACTACTACATCGAACAGGGGGCTTACTTCGGCTGGTTCTTCACATACATTCCCATAGGAAAGAACCCATCGATTGACCTTATGCCGACCCCGGAGCAACGCGACCGCCTTCGCGCTCGCACGCTGGAGATAAGACGCACACGGCCGATATTCGTCGGCGACTTTTGGAACGACGGGCCTCTCACCAGGGGCTGCATGGCTGGAGGCAGGCTCTACGCCCACATTAACCACAGGGGCGACGTGGAACCCTGCGTGTTCTCACACTTTGCGGTTGACAACATACGCAGTAAGTCTTTGAAAGAAGCCCTAGACTCGGAGTTCTTCCGTGCAATTCGGAAGAAACAGCCTTTCAACGAGAACCACCTTACGCCCTGCATGATAATAGACAATCCACACATCTTGAGAGAAGTTGTATGCAAGTACAACGCGTTTGCAACTGATGGCGGCGAAGCACTTCTCACCACCCTTGCTCCTGAGCTTGACAACTACGCAAAGGCATACCAGGCAATCGCCAGCATACCTTGGGAACAAGGCTATGATTGGGCGAAAGGAGATGAACAAAAATGA
- a CDS encoding sulfide/dihydroorotate dehydrogenase-like FAD/NAD-binding protein, with protein MNEKEYPAACKLAGLTPDELRNTIVQKEKLSPTLTRMEIRAPLIARAARAGQFVMVWVGEKSERVPLTICDWDVDKGTITIIFQEVGFSTKELGQLEEGEDIASIAGPLGKPTEIDNFGTAVVVGGGVGTAIAYPIAKSLKKANNKLIVVVGAREKSLILLEDEMRKIADELIITTDDGSYGRKGLVTDALSELLESQKVDMVFAAGPLPMMKAVAMTTQPYGVKTIVSLDPIMIDGTGMCGGCRVTVGGKTMFTCVDGPDFDAHQVDWDELRARKAYYFDEENKANANALVDGARK; from the coding sequence ATGAACGAGAAAGAATATCCGGCGGCATGCAAGCTTGCTGGTTTGACGCCAGATGAACTTAGGAACACGATAGTTCAGAAGGAGAAGCTCTCGCCCACATTAACCCGCATGGAGATAAGAGCCCCGCTAATCGCACGTGCGGCAAGAGCTGGGCAGTTTGTTATGGTTTGGGTTGGCGAAAAGAGTGAGCGCGTGCCTCTCACAATATGCGATTGGGACGTTGACAAGGGCACAATTACGATTATCTTCCAAGAGGTCGGCTTCAGCACAAAGGAGCTCGGACAGCTTGAAGAAGGTGAAGACATTGCAAGCATTGCCGGACCGCTTGGAAAGCCGACGGAGATTGACAACTTCGGCACCGCCGTTGTTGTTGGAGGGGGCGTTGGGACTGCCATTGCGTACCCAATTGCTAAATCACTAAAGAAGGCGAATAATAAACTAATCGTCGTCGTTGGCGCACGCGAGAAATCGCTAATTTTGCTTGAGGACGAGATGCGAAAAATCGCCGACGAGCTCATCATCACCACCGATGACGGCTCATATGGGCGCAAGGGATTAGTAACGGATGCGCTCAGCGAACTCCTTGAATCTCAAAAAGTTGACATGGTATTCGCCGCTGGCCCACTTCCGATGATGAAAGCTGTTGCAATGACGACGCAACCTTACGGCGTTAAGACAATCGTAAGCCTCGACCCGATTATGATTGACGGCACGGGGATGTGCGGCGGCTGTCGGGTAACAGTCGGCGGAAAGACGATGTTCACATGTGTAGACGGCCCTGATTTCGATGCCCATCAAGTGGACTGGGATGAACTCAGGGCGCGAAAAGCATACTACTTTGACGAAGAAAACAAAGCCAACGCTAACGCACTTGTTGATGGAGCTAGGAAGTAA
- a CDS encoding heparinase II/III family protein — translation MLDDILNYAIVDQVSGGKELRLEVTSDSPIGYSFTTGDNVHEIFRITVCLDQSPEQWQSGEAVTLTLWDSQAKSRKLAEYTLNDVTVKNILGENPFYVRSPAEPNKNYYFELTHNGKGDGRAGVYADANGNLFFKVLVKRRADHETLMRELFSDFDLDAPGMEKVKLAVKAEDWERAIKETVAHFDSRPLSQWHDSKIMPKKNPQANFTPAEKALRHVVEHQGLDFYLGERINWWANPVPGRGGLAEYLCNWGLPRILGYAYINSGDEKYAKKANEFYVAWMLDNPPPTKPGVDWDNAAYSGLQIARKFGGNAWYYYGELMKSPNLETDTRMAFIHFQIQFGKLLYSGVTNGGQGWGGNWGFQVYDALLNNALDNPEYKHWREWADFAVKKLVELSHESLCADGVLNEAAPNYHGICARRLKSLLIRATEKGIPIPSDMRDILGKMYTFLGYLTQPNGMTPMFGDSDSEHYAEELSEVAKILGRQDLECFATQGKKGKQPFPISNCFPCSGYYFMRGNFEDSTYLAVHNGNWVGTHGHFDLTAPVVYAFGRPLLVDPGRYNYSADHDWFWIAKAHNVVLIDGRNYENYGRTTEYSHWASTKFMDYFDGRNRFYQHTVSDREIIFVKPDYWLVSDQLYFDGNHKLEQYWHFAPGEVKLNSRLVAETTYPSGGNIAVVPILREGLTARKKDGYVAFKAGVKENAPVVVYEKLANGETSLATLLYPWRVGEGCKSVAVKSLIPLDVPGIYAFSVKTVWGKDYIGLCRPLEPSIRKISSSEFSAVARASLVRILRDGRVKAFSWVEGSELWLGNTLLAKSDRQIGTLDVEYDNGTLRIWCREEEPSLRINGVKCSFVSINGGPPRKFFGEVCYPFADKPKAVVVDDADLGFSRMESREWGPMPDGEPIGISYLQHETDVGRNEWAEWRVILPETGKYEVQVHIPRSLLPLSREVEYIVNSRSSQIIDQQKNVGKWVALGVFDFNAGGNTIKGVNRSKEDGKYFVADAVRFVKQR, via the coding sequence GTGTTAGACGATATTCTTAATTATGCAATCGTTGACCAGGTGTCCGGCGGTAAAGAACTTCGGCTCGAGGTGACCTCTGACTCCCCTATAGGATATAGTTTTACCACAGGTGATAACGTCCACGAAATATTCCGCATAACTGTATGCCTTGATCAATCGCCTGAGCAATGGCAGTCTGGAGAAGCCGTGACCCTAACCTTGTGGGACTCGCAAGCAAAGTCCAGGAAGCTTGCTGAATATACCCTAAATGATGTAACCGTTAAGAACATATTGGGTGAAAATCCTTTCTATGTTCGTTCCCCAGCAGAGCCGAACAAAAACTACTATTTTGAGCTAACCCATAACGGCAAAGGCGATGGCAGAGCTGGGGTATATGCCGATGCGAATGGTAATCTATTTTTTAAAGTGTTAGTCAAGCGCAGGGCTGACCATGAAACTTTGATGCGTGAGCTTTTCTCTGATTTTGACCTTGATGCGCCCGGCATGGAAAAGGTTAAATTAGCTGTCAAGGCGGAAGATTGGGAGCGAGCAATCAAAGAGACGGTTGCTCATTTTGATTCTCGGCCGCTTTCTCAGTGGCATGATTCTAAGATAATGCCAAAGAAGAATCCACAGGCAAATTTCACCCCTGCCGAGAAAGCTCTAAGGCATGTGGTCGAGCACCAAGGCTTGGATTTCTATCTTGGTGAGCGCATAAACTGGTGGGCGAATCCTGTTCCTGGCAGAGGAGGTCTTGCCGAGTATCTTTGCAATTGGGGGCTTCCTAGAATCTTGGGCTACGCATATATAAACAGCGGCGATGAAAAGTATGCAAAGAAGGCAAACGAGTTTTATGTTGCTTGGATGCTTGATAATCCACCGCCAACAAAACCAGGAGTTGACTGGGATAATGCTGCTTATTCAGGCCTTCAAATTGCGCGCAAGTTTGGCGGTAATGCTTGGTATTATTACGGAGAGTTGATGAAATCACCGAATCTTGAAACTGACACGCGCATGGCATTTATCCACTTCCAAATTCAATTTGGTAAACTCCTATACAGCGGTGTTACCAATGGCGGCCAGGGGTGGGGCGGCAATTGGGGATTTCAGGTATACGATGCGCTTCTAAACAATGCGCTAGACAATCCCGAATACAAACATTGGCGCGAATGGGCGGATTTTGCTGTTAAGAAGCTTGTGGAGCTTTCGCATGAATCCTTATGCGCCGATGGCGTACTTAACGAAGCGGCGCCGAACTACCACGGTATTTGTGCACGCCGCCTAAAGTCGCTTCTCATCCGAGCAACTGAAAAGGGAATCCCCATTCCTTCGGATATGCGGGACATCTTGGGCAAAATGTATACCTTTTTAGGATACTTGACCCAGCCAAACGGAATGACGCCAATGTTTGGAGATTCCGACAGCGAGCACTATGCAGAGGAACTGTCTGAGGTGGCGAAGATTCTAGGCCGCCAAGATCTGGAGTGCTTTGCTACTCAAGGAAAGAAGGGGAAGCAGCCGTTCCCTATCTCTAATTGTTTTCCTTGCAGCGGCTATTATTTTATGCGCGGTAATTTTGAAGATTCAACCTACCTTGCCGTCCACAATGGCAATTGGGTTGGCACGCATGGGCACTTCGACCTCACCGCTCCCGTAGTTTATGCGTTCGGTAGACCTCTGTTAGTCGATCCTGGCAGGTATAATTACTCAGCTGACCATGACTGGTTTTGGATTGCAAAAGCCCACAATGTTGTCTTGATAGACGGACGGAATTATGAGAATTATGGGCGCACGACAGAGTATTCTCACTGGGCTTCAACGAAGTTTATGGATTATTTCGATGGCCGCAATCGCTTTTATCAGCATACTGTAAGCGACCGGGAGATTATTTTCGTAAAGCCTGACTACTGGCTCGTGAGCGACCAGCTCTACTTTGATGGAAATCACAAGCTGGAACAGTATTGGCACTTCGCCCCCGGCGAGGTAAAGCTAAACTCACGCTTGGTCGCCGAAACTACATACCCTAGCGGCGGCAACATTGCTGTTGTCCCCATACTCCGCGAAGGCCTAACTGCGCGGAAGAAGGACGGCTATGTTGCCTTCAAAGCCGGTGTGAAGGAAAACGCCCCAGTTGTTGTGTACGAAAAGCTTGCAAATGGCGAAACATCGCTGGCAACTCTTCTCTATCCCTGGAGGGTCGGGGAGGGCTGCAAAAGTGTTGCTGTCAAAAGTCTTATTCCGTTGGATGTTCCTGGTATTTATGCGTTTTCGGTTAAGACAGTTTGGGGCAAAGATTACATTGGATTGTGCCGCCCGTTGGAACCGAGTATCCGCAAAATATCATCGAGCGAATTTTCTGCAGTTGCTCGGGCATCGCTTGTCCGCATCCTAAGAGACGGCAGAGTTAAGGCATTCTCGTGGGTTGAGGGGTCGGAGCTTTGGTTGGGAAACACTCTTCTCGCGAAGTCTGATAGGCAGATTGGCACATTGGATGTGGAGTACGATAATGGAACACTTCGCATCTGGTGCCGGGAAGAGGAGCCGTCCCTAAGAATAAATGGCGTAAAATGTTCGTTTGTCTCGATAAACGGTGGCCCACCGCGAAAGTTTTTTGGGGAGGTATGTTATCCATTTGCCGATAAGCCGAAAGCAGTTGTCGTGGATGACGCCGACCTTGGGTTTTCACGCATGGAAAGTCGGGAGTGGGGACCAATGCCGGATGGCGAGCCGATTGGCATTTCATATCTTCAGCATGAAACCGACGTTGGGCGCAATGAATGGGCTGAGTGGAGGGTAATCTTACCTGAGACCGGCAAGTATGAAGTACAGGTTCACATCCCACGTTCGCTTCTGCCGCTCAGCCGTGAAGTAGAATATATTGTGAATAGCAGGTCGTCGCAGATTATAGACCAGCAAAAGAATGTTGGAAAATGGGTCGCGTTAGGCGTGTTTGATTTCAACGCAGGTGGTAATACTATTAAGGGCGTTAATCGTTCCAAAGAGGATGGTAAATACTTTGTAGCTGATGCCGTTAGATTTGTGAAGCAACGCTAA
- a CDS encoding alpha/beta hydrolase, whose amino-acid sequence MYTTTSFALIFALISIAIAAVVPATEKQTAPTKSEFQIPDDIELIKDIPYSLDGNEKHRLDILRLKKPSKDPMPVIVWIHGGGFRGGSKTSGYPRLIRFVRRGYLGVTIDYRFSTEKIFPAQIHDCKCAIRFLRAHSKKYNLDPERIGVWGASAGGYLVSMLGTTGGIEEFEGNGGWQEYSSRVQAVVDFYGMTDFLAIEELVKQGKATERFMIHDGKDSASGLLGGPFWENPELCRKASPTTYASKDDPPFYIFHGDNDPLTPHSQSQLLHDVLRKAGVDSHIYIVKGGKHGWPSRPDVDEKIDAFFDKHLLKKKPSK is encoded by the coding sequence ATGTACACAACAACCTCGTTCGCCCTAATCTTCGCCTTAATCTCAATAGCAATTGCCGCGGTCGTTCCTGCAACCGAAAAGCAAACCGCGCCAACAAAGTCCGAGTTCCAAATACCCGACGACATCGAGCTAATAAAAGACATCCCCTACAGCCTCGACGGAAACGAGAAGCACAGATTGGACATTCTCCGCCTAAAGAAGCCGTCAAAAGACCCTATGCCCGTAATAGTCTGGATACACGGCGGAGGGTTCCGCGGTGGAAGCAAGACATCCGGCTATCCGCGCCTCATCCGCTTCGTTAGACGCGGATACTTGGGCGTTACAATCGACTACAGATTCAGTACCGAAAAGATATTCCCAGCGCAAATCCACGACTGCAAGTGTGCAATTCGGTTCCTCCGCGCACATTCAAAAAAGTACAACCTAGACCCCGAAAGGATAGGCGTTTGGGGCGCTTCCGCAGGCGGTTACCTCGTGTCCATGCTTGGTACAACCGGCGGAATAGAGGAATTCGAAGGCAACGGAGGCTGGCAAGAATATTCCAGCCGCGTTCAAGCCGTTGTAGACTTCTATGGAATGACGGACTTCCTAGCGATAGAAGAGTTGGTGAAGCAAGGCAAAGCAACCGAGCGCTTTATGATTCACGACGGGAAAGATTCAGCCTCGGGGCTCCTCGGTGGACCCTTCTGGGAGAACCCAGAACTCTGTCGGAAAGCCAGCCCAACGACATACGCATCAAAAGACGACCCGCCGTTCTACATCTTCCACGGAGACAACGACCCCCTAACTCCGCACAGCCAAAGCCAATTGCTCCACGACGTGCTGAGAAAAGCGGGAGTCGACTCTCACATTTACATAGTGAAAGGTGGAAAACACGGGTGGCCCTCGCGACCCGATGTTGACGAAAAGATAGACGCATTCTTCGACAAACATTTGCTGAAGAAAAAGCCATCAAAGTAA
- a CDS encoding alpha/beta hydrolase has product MTNRTSYSPYVRWTLAILVFLLACAACLNSNNPALCLQALAPRLAIPADIEIIRNVEYGKGGDEPLTLDIVRPKRPSIKPMPAVIFVHGGGWQSGSKEAGIRKIIPLAQNGYFCVTINYRLTDKAPFPAQIEDCKCAVRWLRAHAKDYNVDSNHIGAWGSSAGGHLVALLGTSGGVKELEGNGGWEKFSSKVQAVADYFGPTDFLYWAEEAKKKGFNIEELERKRANGAISKLLGGPFSKKIDVAKKASPTTYIDKKDPPFFIAHGENDDLVPLSQSKAFYEALKKNGIECTLHIVKGAGHGFKSPEPDKLVMDFFDKHLKERKK; this is encoded by the coding sequence ATGACTAATCGAACAAGCTACAGCCCATATGTAAGGTGGACGCTCGCCATTCTCGTTTTCTTGCTCGCCTGTGCCGCTTGTCTGAACTCCAATAACCCAGCTTTGTGCCTTCAGGCGCTTGCCCCTAGACTAGCCATCCCAGCCGACATCGAAATCATACGCAACGTGGAATATGGTAAAGGCGGGGACGAACCTCTCACACTCGACATTGTCCGCCCAAAACGCCCGTCCATCAAACCAATGCCAGCCGTTATCTTTGTTCACGGCGGGGGATGGCAAAGTGGAAGCAAAGAGGCAGGCATTCGAAAAATCATCCCACTCGCCCAAAACGGGTACTTCTGCGTTACAATTAATTACCGCCTCACCGATAAGGCCCCGTTCCCCGCTCAAATCGAGGACTGCAAATGTGCTGTTCGGTGGCTCCGCGCCCACGCCAAAGATTACAACGTTGATTCCAATCACATCGGCGCTTGGGGCTCCTCCGCCGGCGGCCACCTCGTCGCCCTCTTAGGTACATCAGGCGGCGTGAAAGAACTTGAAGGGAACGGCGGATGGGAAAAGTTCTCTAGCAAAGTCCAAGCTGTCGCCGATTACTTCGGTCCCACTGACTTCCTATATTGGGCAGAAGAGGCGAAGAAAAAAGGATTTAACATCGAAGAGCTAGAGCGAAAGCGCGCAAATGGAGCAATCTCCAAACTCCTTGGCGGACCTTTCTCCAAGAAAATTGACGTTGCGAAGAAAGCCAGCCCCACTACCTACATCGATAAAAAAGATCCGCCGTTCTTTATCGCGCATGGCGAAAATGACGACCTCGTCCCCCTCAGCCAAAGCAAGGCATTCTACGAAGCTCTCAAGAAAAACGGAATTGAATGCACGCTCCACATCGTGAAAGGTGCAGGGCACGGCTTCAAAAGCCCTGAACCCGATAAATTGGTTATGGATTTCTTCGACAAGCACCTAAAGGAAAGGAAGAAGTAA
- a CDS encoding B12-binding domain-containing radical SAM protein produces the protein MKATLIAPRMEEEKSYEEDPKPLFPPLSLMTVASLTPEDVEVELIDESVEPVDFDTDADLVGITATTAAANRAYEIADRFRERGKCVVIGGVHATALPEEAANHADAVVIGEAEGKWEAVIEDFRRGELRKFYASDDRPNPECIPSPRRDLVDAKYYLFAYTVQTTRGCPFNCSFCSVTSFFGRTYRMRPVQGVVEEIQSLPGNLILIVDDNIMGHPAYAKKLFEALKPLKKQWFGQASLSMLKHPELMSLAAESGCMGLFIGMETLSDDTLKNIGKTINTKTNYKEVVARLHDVGIAVLAAFIFGFDEDDQSVFERTVEFVNRAKIDAAQFSILTPFPGTRIFREFESEGRIIDKNWSHYDGAHVVYKPARLKPEALLEGLRNAYRQVYSTSSILRRLGPALKLRFAAIALNTAYRRRIINWLKKLGIEQGQQADLMPPSSAPHKDSQILKA, from the coding sequence ATGAAAGCAACATTAATAGCGCCCCGAATGGAGGAAGAGAAATCCTACGAAGAAGATCCGAAACCTCTTTTTCCTCCGTTATCGCTTATGACAGTGGCATCGCTGACCCCCGAAGACGTTGAGGTCGAACTCATTGACGAATCGGTAGAGCCCGTAGATTTTGATACAGACGCCGATTTAGTTGGCATAACAGCCACAACAGCGGCGGCAAATAGAGCATACGAAATAGCCGACCGCTTTCGAGAACGCGGAAAGTGCGTAGTCATTGGGGGAGTCCACGCCACAGCACTGCCCGAGGAAGCAGCGAATCATGCAGACGCCGTAGTAATTGGTGAAGCAGAGGGAAAATGGGAGGCAGTAATCGAAGACTTTCGCCGGGGCGAACTGCGCAAATTCTATGCAAGCGACGACCGTCCAAACCCGGAATGCATCCCTTCACCCAGGCGCGACCTAGTTGATGCAAAATACTACCTTTTTGCATACACAGTGCAAACTACTCGCGGATGTCCCTTCAACTGTTCATTCTGCTCAGTAACCTCTTTCTTTGGCCGCACATATCGTATGAGGCCTGTGCAAGGCGTTGTGGAAGAAATCCAATCGCTTCCGGGAAACCTTATTCTAATTGTGGACGACAACATAATGGGACATCCTGCCTATGCAAAGAAATTATTCGAAGCCCTAAAACCGTTGAAAAAGCAATGGTTTGGACAGGCTTCGCTTAGTATGCTTAAGCACCCGGAGCTAATGTCATTAGCCGCCGAAAGTGGATGTATGGGACTTTTCATTGGGATGGAGACGCTTTCCGACGACACTTTGAAAAACATAGGAAAAACTATCAACACCAAGACAAACTATAAGGAAGTAGTTGCTCGGCTTCATGATGTGGGAATTGCCGTTCTTGCCGCCTTTATTTTCGGATTTGACGAAGACGATCAAAGTGTATTCGAAAGAACCGTTGAATTTGTAAACCGCGCAAAGATTGATGCGGCGCAATTTTCAATTTTGACTCCGTTCCCAGGGACGCGGATTTTTCGCGAATTTGAATCGGAAGGCAGGATAATAGATAAGAACTGGAGTCATTACGATGGTGCCCACGTCGTATACAAGCCGGCGCGTCTGAAACCAGAAGCGCTACTCGAGGGACTGCGAAATGCCTACCGCCAAGTATATTCTACCAGCTCCATACTCCGCAGACTTGGTCCTGCACTAAAACTGCGGTTTGCTGCAATTGCACTAAACACGGCATATCGGCGTAGGATTATAAACTGGCTGAAAAAACTAGGCATCGAACAGGGACAGCAAGCCGACTTAATGCCGCCGAGCAGCGCCCCACATAAGGATTCGCAAATACTAAAGGCTTAG